The following are from one region of the Stigmatella ashevillena genome:
- a CDS encoding peptide MFS transporter, whose protein sequence is MSTSTAQQFPSGPPSSAEASSSPPSEAPKGHPKGLYVLFATEMWERFSYYGMRALLVLYLLNYLQFQPADSSSVFKWYTSLVYLTPLLGGFIADRFLGLRSAIIIGAVLMAIGHFLMAFEPLPIFYTALVFLIAGNGFFKPNISTLVGKLYKQGDPRRDGAFTIFYMGINIGAFLAPLICGWLRRNMGPTPGMGYHWGFGAAGVGMVLSLIIFLIGQKQVLRDVAAAGNLNEIVPQKKDSTALQASAEEPDEQVPSTGGFGGAITKVFPWLLFLLAVVVPASFFYQAATGQESWTNVIMPTVFALIGAWMGWTLLSIKNAARDKSTVIFVIFTFVVLFWMAFEQAGNALNIWAAYNTAPLDLGLFSIEGEDYQAANAFFIIAFAPLLAMMWTGLARRGMEIPTAAKMLAAMFLITASFGAMVAGAAAENGTVTRVPLAALPEGIQLETLNAGRFGYEPSSQELTVRGVLAPFAVTNALRPTVDKAYMAQIEAMEVAVKNASPERPVTFQFTGLPPGYTFPLSDKQGVSGWNAESRAVTMVGGLSPVSKAQLVGSGAPPAWRQAITSLAEQSKAAQVSGLWLLLSFLLATLGELCLSPVGLSMVTKLAPTRFASLFMGVWLMSNAVAQYVGGSLGEKWGQIVPTSYFAIFVYSSLVGAVVLLILQAPLKRLMHNVR, encoded by the coding sequence ATGTCCACCTCCACTGCCCAGCAGTTCCCCTCCGGACCTCCGTCCTCCGCCGAGGCGTCGTCCTCGCCCCCCTCCGAGGCTCCCAAGGGACACCCCAAGGGGTTGTATGTTCTCTTCGCCACGGAGATGTGGGAGCGCTTCAGCTACTACGGCATGCGCGCCCTGCTCGTGCTGTATCTGCTGAACTACCTGCAGTTCCAGCCGGCGGACTCCTCGTCGGTGTTCAAGTGGTACACGAGCCTCGTCTACCTGACCCCGCTGCTGGGCGGGTTCATCGCGGACCGTTTCCTGGGGCTGCGCTCGGCCATCATCATCGGGGCGGTGCTCATGGCCATTGGCCACTTCCTCATGGCCTTCGAGCCGTTGCCCATCTTCTACACGGCGCTCGTCTTCCTCATCGCCGGCAACGGCTTCTTCAAGCCCAACATCTCCACCCTGGTGGGCAAGCTCTACAAGCAGGGGGATCCGCGCCGGGACGGCGCCTTCACCATCTTCTACATGGGCATCAACATCGGCGCGTTCCTGGCCCCGCTGATCTGCGGCTGGCTGCGCCGGAACATGGGCCCCACCCCGGGCATGGGCTACCACTGGGGCTTTGGCGCGGCCGGCGTGGGCATGGTGCTCAGCCTCATCATCTTCCTCATCGGCCAGAAGCAGGTGCTCCGGGACGTGGCCGCCGCGGGCAACTTGAATGAGATCGTCCCCCAGAAGAAAGACTCCACGGCCCTTCAGGCCTCGGCCGAGGAGCCGGACGAGCAGGTCCCCAGCACGGGCGGCTTCGGCGGCGCCATCACCAAGGTGTTCCCCTGGCTGCTCTTCCTCCTGGCGGTGGTGGTCCCCGCGAGCTTCTTCTACCAGGCGGCCACGGGCCAGGAGTCCTGGACGAACGTCATCATGCCCACGGTCTTCGCGCTCATCGGCGCGTGGATGGGCTGGACGCTGCTCAGCATCAAGAACGCCGCCCGGGACAAGAGCACCGTCATCTTCGTGATCTTCACCTTCGTGGTGCTCTTCTGGATGGCCTTCGAGCAGGCCGGCAACGCCCTCAACATCTGGGCCGCGTACAACACGGCGCCGCTCGATCTGGGGCTCTTCTCGATCGAGGGCGAGGACTACCAGGCCGCCAACGCCTTCTTCATCATCGCCTTCGCGCCGCTGCTCGCGATGATGTGGACGGGGCTCGCGCGGCGCGGCATGGAGATTCCCACGGCGGCGAAGATGCTGGCGGCCATGTTCCTCATCACCGCCTCGTTCGGCGCGATGGTGGCGGGCGCGGCAGCGGAGAATGGCACCGTCACCCGGGTACCCCTGGCGGCCCTGCCCGAGGGCATTCAGCTCGAGACGCTCAACGCGGGCCGGTTCGGCTATGAGCCCTCCTCGCAGGAGCTGACCGTGCGCGGCGTGCTGGCGCCCTTCGCCGTCACCAATGCCCTGCGGCCCACGGTGGACAAGGCCTACATGGCGCAAATCGAGGCGATGGAGGTGGCGGTGAAGAACGCGTCCCCGGAGCGCCCCGTCACCTTCCAGTTCACGGGGCTGCCGCCCGGGTACACCTTCCCGCTCTCGGACAAGCAGGGCGTCTCCGGCTGGAACGCGGAGTCCCGCGCGGTGACGATGGTGGGAGGGCTGTCGCCGGTGAGCAAGGCGCAGTTGGTGGGCTCCGGCGCTCCGCCCGCCTGGCGTCAGGCCATCACCTCGCTGGCCGAGCAGAGCAAAGCGGCCCAGGTGAGCGGCCTCTGGCTGCTGCTGAGCTTCCTGCTGGCGACGCTCGGCGAGCTGTGCCTGTCGCCCGTGGGCCTGTCCATGGTGACGAAGCTGGCGCCAACGCGCTTCGCCTCGCTCTTCATGGGCGTGTGGCTGATGAGCAACGCCGTGGCCCAGTATGTGGGCGGCAGCCTCGGCGAGAAGTGGGGACAGATCGTCCCCACCAGCTACTTCGCCATCTTCGTCTACTCGTCCCTGGTGGGCGCGGTGGTACTGCTCATCCTCCAGGCCCCGCTCAAGCGGTTGATGCACAACGTGCGGTAG
- a CDS encoding POT family MFS transporter: protein MAEPLPEKSSRFPPQIPYIIGNEACERFSFYGMRNILTVFLIDYLLVNANPDTAAREAMAKSHFHLFMSGVYFFPLFGGYLADRFLGKYRVILWLSLLYCVGHACLALFENSPTGFYTGLFLIALGSGGIKPCVSAMVGDQFTEENKHLVKKVFAIFYWTINFGSFFASLFIPLALKRLGPAVAFGIPGVLMFLATVIYWFGRRHYVIVPPTGHNPHSFLRILFAALGNRRERPAGGDWLSGARKAHPEEAIEGVRAVFRINLLLMPTVPFFWMLFDQKASTWVVQARGMDQQIGSFTFQPSQMQFVNPALVMILIPVLAGIIYPAFQKTRWELTPLRRMPLGLIIGAFSYIIAGYYQVLIEGGTKLNIAWQILPYIVLTLAEILVSTTGLEFAYTQAPREMKGVVQSLWLVNTTLANIAVAIASSLNIFQGSGQFFFYSGLAFLAGVGMALMARKYKVRDYYQQSGPIPVGEHAAPGLTAKGA, encoded by the coding sequence ATGGCCGAGCCCCTCCCCGAGAAGAGCAGCCGCTTTCCGCCGCAAATCCCCTACATCATCGGCAACGAGGCCTGTGAGCGGTTCAGCTTCTATGGGATGCGGAACATCCTCACCGTGTTCCTCATCGACTACCTGCTGGTGAACGCGAACCCGGACACGGCCGCCCGGGAGGCGATGGCCAAGTCGCACTTCCACCTGTTCATGTCCGGGGTCTACTTCTTCCCGCTGTTCGGCGGGTACCTGGCGGACCGGTTCCTGGGCAAGTACCGCGTCATCCTCTGGCTGAGCCTGCTGTACTGCGTGGGCCACGCGTGTCTGGCCCTCTTCGAGAACAGCCCCACCGGCTTCTACACCGGCCTGTTCCTCATCGCCCTGGGCTCGGGCGGCATCAAGCCGTGCGTGTCCGCCATGGTCGGAGACCAGTTCACCGAGGAGAACAAGCACCTGGTGAAGAAGGTCTTCGCCATCTTCTACTGGACCATCAACTTCGGCTCGTTCTTCGCCTCGCTCTTCATCCCGCTGGCGCTCAAGCGCCTGGGCCCGGCGGTGGCCTTCGGCATCCCCGGGGTGCTGATGTTCCTGGCCACCGTCATCTACTGGTTCGGCCGCCGCCACTACGTCATCGTCCCGCCCACGGGGCACAACCCGCACTCGTTCCTGCGGATCCTCTTCGCCGCCCTGGGCAACCGCCGCGAGCGCCCCGCCGGGGGCGACTGGCTGTCGGGCGCCCGGAAAGCCCACCCCGAGGAGGCCATCGAGGGCGTGCGGGCCGTCTTCCGCATCAACCTGCTCTTGATGCCCACCGTCCCCTTCTTCTGGATGCTGTTCGATCAAAAGGCCTCCACCTGGGTGGTGCAGGCGCGCGGGATGGATCAGCAGATCGGCTCGTTCACCTTCCAGCCCAGCCAGATGCAGTTCGTCAACCCCGCGCTGGTGATGATCCTCATCCCCGTGCTCGCGGGCATCATCTACCCGGCCTTCCAGAAGACCCGCTGGGAGCTCACCCCGCTGCGCCGCATGCCGCTGGGGCTCATCATCGGCGCGTTCTCCTACATCATCGCGGGCTACTACCAGGTGCTCATCGAAGGCGGCACGAAGCTGAACATCGCCTGGCAGATCCTCCCGTACATCGTGCTCACCCTGGCGGAGATCCTCGTGTCCACCACGGGCCTGGAGTTCGCCTATACCCAGGCGCCCCGCGAGATGAAGGGCGTGGTGCAGAGCCTCTGGCTGGTCAACACCACGCTGGCCAACATCGCGGTGGCCATCGCCTCCTCGCTCAACATCTTCCAGGGCTCGGGGCAGTTCTTCTTCTACTCGGGCCTGGCGTTCCTGGCCGGCGTGGGCATGGCCCTCATGGCGCGCAAATACAAGGTCCGCGACTACTACCAGCAGTCCGGCCCCATCCCCGTGGGGGAGCACGCCGCACCGGGTCTGACCGCCAAGGGCGCCTGA
- a CDS encoding M15 family metallopeptidase, protein MSGLEMPPAWVRWSFVLLLLVLAAPVASAEEAAQRQRAAKKPGASKRLIRVPGGERLRTDAARAFQQMHAEAQQQGVMLWVVSGHRSRAEQRYLYRLYRKGLGPRAARPGRSNHQRGTAVDVSVGDVTSPAYGWLSANACRFGFRRTVRSEPWHWEYRPRTTPLPKPGHACSDRYQPLPPVPAPAEVATPSPS, encoded by the coding sequence GTGTCAGGACTCGAGATGCCGCCCGCGTGGGTTCGCTGGAGCTTCGTGCTCCTCCTGCTGGTCTTGGCCGCGCCCGTGGCCTCTGCCGAGGAGGCGGCCCAGCGACAGCGTGCCGCGAAGAAGCCCGGCGCCTCGAAGCGGCTCATTCGCGTCCCCGGCGGTGAGCGCCTGCGCACCGATGCGGCGCGGGCCTTCCAGCAGATGCACGCCGAGGCCCAGCAGCAGGGTGTCATGCTGTGGGTCGTCAGCGGCCACCGCTCCCGGGCCGAGCAGCGCTACCTGTACCGCCTCTACCGCAAGGGCCTGGGGCCCCGGGCGGCCCGTCCCGGGCGCTCCAACCACCAGCGGGGAACGGCGGTGGACGTGTCGGTGGGAGATGTCACCTCTCCCGCCTACGGCTGGCTGTCCGCCAATGCCTGCCGTTTCGGTTTCCGGCGCACGGTGCGCTCGGAGCCGTGGCATTGGGAGTACCGGCCCAGAACCACCCCGCTGCCAAAGCCCGGCCACGCGTGCTCCGACCGCTACCAGCCCTTGCCCCCCGTCCCCGCCCCCGCCGAGGTCGCCACGCCCAGTCCGAGCTGA